Genomic window (Sphingorhabdus pulchriflava):
GGCGGGCCGTAGCCACGCATAGTTTCGGCGCTCGTATGACAAGCATGCAAGTCATACTGTCAAGATACCTTGACATGCCTTCAGCTGAGAAGTAAAGGGTACTTGTCTTTTTTGGAGGTGCCACATCATGTCTGGTAGGAAAATGCCGTTGTACATGCGCCGCTACACCATGCGCGTGCTGCTATTCATGGGGTCTTATGTTGCCATATTGACCGGCAGCCTGATGTTTGCCCGGGGTGGCGGTCATGCACAGGCGACCTTGATTGGTCTCGCAGTGATCACCGCATTTCCGATAATCGGTGTTTTTTGGTCTATTTTCCGTCTGCTCGTCGAAACCGACGATGAATATCAGCGGCTGTTATTTGCAAAGCAGGCGTTGCTGGCGACGGCCTTCACATTGACATTGGTGACTGTGTGGCAATTTCTGCAAGTCTATGATGTGGTTGAAACCGGCCCGCAATGGATGGCGGTCATCTGGTTTGCAATGCTGGGTCTTGCCGGGCCTTTTGTCCGGTGGCGGGCATGAAAAACCGCCTCAAGGTGCTGCGTGCCGAGCGGGACTGGAACCAGCAGGATCTGGCCGATGCTCTGGGCGTTTCGCGCCAGTCGGTGAATGCGATCGAAACGGGGAAATATGATCCTTCGCTGCCGCTGGCCTTTCGTATCGCCGATCTATTTGGTCTGAAAATCGAAGAGATTTTCCTGCGCCAATGATCGACGACTTGGATCAAAAAACCGTTTGTCGAGCGTAGCTTGACAAGCCTCTATGCAATCGCGCACCTACCATGTGCACCACAGGGGAAAGGAAGTGCGCGTTATGACCGACAATGAGGGGAAAGCGCCAAGTGCCGTCACTTTCCATGGCAGCTGGACCGATTTTGCAAAAATTGCGCTGCCCAATGTGTTGCTGACGCTGGTGACATTGGGTGTCTATCGCTTTTGGGCGACGACGCGGGAGCGGCATTATCTTTGGGCACAGACCCGTTTCATCGACGAACCGCTTGAATGGACCGGGCGCGGGATGGAATTGTTCATCGGTTTCATCATGGTCTTCTTCCTTCTCGGCCTGCCGCTGATTGTCATGCAACTGGTGATCAACGGGCTGGTCTTCCAGGGA
Coding sequences:
- a CDS encoding helix-turn-helix transcriptional regulator; the protein is MKNRLKVLRAERDWNQQDLADALGVSRQSVNAIETGKYDPSLPLAFRIADLFGLKIEEIFLRQ